A single region of the Salarchaeum japonicum genome encodes:
- a CDS encoding TasA family protein, with protein MSDDDQRTFELTRRRALGGLLTLGAAGAAGGAGTMAYFSDTETSTDNTVRAGTLDLTVNGASDIGGASLSVADIAPGWSDSYGLELGNDGTVSGDLYIQFGVSGSDGTATNGDSDGSGLEDDLDLTWNLDSGGSGSVDLENAPTSWLDTGQTLAGGDTVSGDIGLELPTSVQNEAQGESVTIDVYMQLVQDGGSP; from the coding sequence ATGTCAGACGACGACCAACGCACGTTCGAACTCACGCGGCGTCGCGCGCTCGGCGGCCTCCTGACGCTCGGAGCCGCAGGGGCCGCGGGCGGCGCGGGAACGATGGCGTACTTCAGCGACACCGAGACCAGCACCGACAACACTGTCAGAGCGGGCACGCTCGACTTGACGGTCAACGGCGCGTCCGATATCGGCGGCGCGAGCCTCTCGGTCGCCGACATCGCGCCCGGCTGGTCTGACTCGTACGGCCTGGAACTCGGGAACGACGGAACGGTCAGCGGCGACCTCTACATCCAGTTCGGCGTCAGCGGAAGCGACGGCACCGCGACGAACGGCGACAGCGACGGCTCCGGCCTCGAAGACGACCTCGACCTCACCTGGAACCTCGACAGCGGAGGGAGTGGCTCCGTCGACCTCGAAAACGCACCGACCTCGTGGCTCGACACGGGGCAAACCCTCGCCGGCGGGGACACCGTGAGCGGCGACATCGGCCTCGAACTCCCGACGTCCGTCCAGAACGAGGCGCAGGGCGAGTCCGTCACCATCGACGTGTACATGCAGCTCGTCCAGGACGGCGGAAGCCCGTAA
- a CDS encoding TasA family protein — protein MSDDTDGIELTRRRALGGLLTLGAAGAASGAGTMAYFSDTETSTDNTVSAGTMNLELGTPGGTYGDGVSGVFSVGNLVPGDTLGGTVVARNDGSLAADHLELKIEASGTEASGNGSDDGDTMPESADGMASLFEVDTLSYPEETGGGELLDNLDGDGDLNDNGIIDLDDVVRHGVFDDLQPAPQSNIPRDLTMDLKFVSTETHPEYTGDFDDDDFQGDELSITVTMALAQEPGQDVL, from the coding sequence ATGAGTGACGACACAGACGGAATCGAACTCACGCGGCGTCGCGCGCTCGGCGGGCTCCTGACGCTCGGAGCCGCAGGGGCGGCGAGCGGCGCGGGAACGATGGCGTACTTCAGCGACACCGAGACCAGCACCGACAACACTGTCAGCGCGGGCACGATGAACCTGGAACTCGGCACGCCTGGCGGCACCTACGGTGATGGCGTCTCCGGCGTGTTCTCGGTAGGAAACCTCGTGCCCGGCGACACGCTCGGCGGAACCGTCGTCGCCCGAAACGATGGCTCTCTCGCAGCAGATCACCTCGAACTCAAAATCGAGGCGAGCGGAACCGAGGCATCCGGGAACGGGAGCGACGACGGCGACACCATGCCCGAGAGCGCCGACGGGATGGCGAGCTTGTTCGAAGTGGACACGCTCAGCTATCCGGAGGAAACTGGCGGCGGAGAACTCCTCGACAACCTCGACGGCGACGGAGACCTGAACGACAACGGCATCATCGACCTCGACGATGTCGTTCGACACGGGGTTTTCGACGACCTCCAACCCGCCCCCCAGTCAAACATTCCCCGCGACCTCACGATGGACTTGAAATTCGTCAGCACGGAAACACACCCGGAGTACACGGGCGACTTCGACGACGACGATTTCCAGGGCGACGAACTCTCTATCACGGTCACGATGGCGCTCGCACAGGAACCCGGACAGGACGTCCTCTAG
- a CDS encoding TasA family protein — protein MSRTIKLTRRRVLASLLVISLAAAGAGAGTMAYFSDTETSTDNTVSAGTLDLQLDDGDSDVTLVEVSEAAPGDSGSTTLNVSNNGTIDGTLSIDFDVSSAENGIVEPEEGVDNSPSDSELPENLQVKLTSDDAPNVGWVNASDLGTYSEFATLEAGEEVEYTVEWRIVSDAGNEIQSDSATVNATITLDQETDE, from the coding sequence ATGTCACGCACGATCAAACTCACACGGCGTAGAGTACTGGCGTCGCTCCTCGTCATCAGTCTTGCGGCCGCAGGCGCGGGCGCGGGAACGATGGCGTACTTCAGCGACACCGAGACCAGCACCGACAACACCGTCAGCGCAGGCACGCTCGACCTCCAGCTCGACGACGGCGACAGCGACGTCACGCTCGTCGAGGTCAGTGAAGCCGCGCCCGGTGACTCCGGTAGCACGACGCTCAACGTCTCCAACAACGGCACCATCGACGGCACCCTCAGCATCGACTTCGACGTTTCGAGCGCCGAGAACGGTATCGTCGAACCCGAAGAGGGAGTCGACAACAGTCCGTCCGACAGCGAGCTACCGGAGAACCTCCAGGTCAAGCTCACCTCGGACGACGCTCCGAACGTCGGCTGGGTGAACGCCTCCGACCTCGGCACGTACTCCGAGTTCGCGACGCTCGAAGCGGGCGAGGAAGTCGAGTACACCGTCGAGTGGCGCATCGTCAGTGACGCCGGTAACGAGATTCAGTCGGACAGCGCCACCGTCAACGCCACCATCACGCTCGATCAGGAGACCGACGAATAA
- a CDS encoding DUF7344 domain-containing protein, translating to MTGVLRDAGNEGRTEPTREDVFHLLSNRRRRHTLHYLRQRDGEQVDLRELSQQLSAWENGVPPAEITHRDRKTVYTSLRQTHLPKMDDANVVDYDPNRGHVEPAEEFEDVEVYLDVVPEQEIPRSEYYLGLSAFAAALLAVAWVDVFPFDLLSDVTWAAVIVALFAVSAAVDTYYDARRQLGSDGAPPDLPEQD from the coding sequence ATGACGGGCGTGCTACGAGACGCCGGGAACGAGGGGCGAACCGAGCCGACCAGAGAGGACGTGTTCCACCTGTTGAGCAACCGGCGGCGGCGACACACCCTTCACTACCTCCGCCAGCGTGACGGCGAACAAGTCGACCTCCGCGAACTCTCCCAGCAACTCTCCGCGTGGGAGAACGGCGTTCCGCCCGCGGAAATCACGCACCGCGACCGGAAGACCGTGTACACGTCGCTCCGGCAGACCCACCTGCCGAAGATGGACGACGCGAACGTCGTGGACTACGACCCGAACCGGGGGCACGTCGAACCCGCGGAGGAGTTCGAGGACGTGGAGGTCTACCTCGACGTGGTTCCCGAACAGGAGATACCGCGCAGCGAGTACTACCTCGGGTTGAGCGCGTTCGCGGCCGCGTTGCTCGCCGTCGCGTGGGTGGACGTGTTCCCGTTCGACCTGCTCTCGGACGTCACGTGGGCGGCGGTCATCGTCGCGCTGTTCGCGGTGTCCGCGGCGGTAGACACCTACTACGACGCGCGCCGCCAGCTCGGCTCGGACGGCGCGCCGCCCGACCTCCCGGAGCAGGACTGA
- a CDS encoding 50S ribosomal protein L15e: MARSFYSHIRDAWKQPGEGKLAELQWQRKQEWRDQGAIVRVDNPTRLDKARDLGYKAKQGVVVARVSVRKGTARKQRFKAGRRTKRQGVNRIGRSKNLQRIAEERATRKYRNLRVLNSYWVGEDGSQKWFEVIFLDPEHPAIQNDDDLNWICDDSQENRAHRGLTAAGKRGRGLSKKGKGTERTRPSVNSD; this comes from the coding sequence ATGGCACGAAGTTTCTACTCCCACATCCGGGACGCGTGGAAGCAGCCCGGCGAGGGCAAGCTCGCCGAACTGCAGTGGCAGCGAAAGCAGGAGTGGCGCGACCAGGGCGCTATCGTCCGCGTCGACAACCCGACTCGCCTCGACAAGGCCCGCGACCTGGGCTACAAGGCGAAGCAGGGCGTCGTCGTCGCGCGCGTCTCCGTGCGGAAGGGGACGGCGCGCAAGCAGCGGTTCAAGGCCGGGCGTCGGACGAAGCGCCAGGGCGTGAACCGTATCGGTCGCTCGAAGAACCTCCAGCGCATCGCGGAGGAGCGCGCGACCCGGAAGTACCGGAACCTCCGCGTCCTGAACTCGTACTGGGTGGGTGAGGACGGCAGTCAGAAGTGGTTCGAGGTCATCTTCCTCGACCCCGAGCATCCCGCCATCCAGAACGACGACGACCTGAACTGGATCTGTGACGACTCCCAGGAGAACCGCGCGCACCGCGGTCTCACCGCCGCCGGCAAGCGCGGGCGCGGTCTCTCGAAGAAGGGCAAGGGCACGGAGCGCACGCGCCCGAGCGTGAACTCCGACTAA
- a CDS encoding CNNM domain-containing protein, which produces MDWTLLPIVGGVALLLAVSAFFSSAEIALFSLPIERVRELADTPTGKQLAETRENSHRLLVTLLVGNNVVNIAISSIVTVVLVTYLPPSYAAVAATLTATTLVLVFGEILPKTWGLANAEAWSLRVVGPMRVIELLLYPLVVFFDTLTGLLARLAGGETEIEREYLDEK; this is translated from the coding sequence ATGGACTGGACACTCCTCCCGATAGTCGGCGGCGTCGCCCTCTTGCTCGCCGTGAGCGCGTTCTTCTCCAGCGCGGAAATCGCACTGTTCTCCCTCCCCATCGAACGCGTCCGCGAACTCGCGGACACCCCCACCGGCAAACAGCTCGCGGAGACCCGGGAGAACTCTCACCGCCTCCTCGTCACCCTCCTCGTCGGGAACAACGTCGTGAACATCGCCATCTCCAGCATCGTCACCGTCGTCCTCGTCACCTACCTCCCGCCGAGTTACGCCGCCGTCGCCGCCACCCTCACCGCCACCACGTTGGTTCTCGTGTTCGGCGAAATCCTCCCGAAGACCTGGGGGCTCGCGAACGCCGAAGCCTGGTCGCTGCGCGTCGTCGGTCCGATGCGCGTCATCGAACTCCTCCTCTACCCGCTCGTCGTGTTCTTCGACACGCTCACCGGACTGCTCGCACGGCTCGCGGGCGGCGAAACCGAAATCGAACGCGAATACCTCGACGAAAAGTAG
- a CDS encoding MutS-related protein, whose product MRLEDYWGVGPKTAALLDDSLGTEAAVAAIESADSRTLVDAGLSRGRATRILRRANGGDGMDVLATEDARAVYKDIVSLAESYAVTDHAADRVRVLTPLLDRDAVEARLDRVTAAVESWRALDDATRTDVLDAFERYDDAGGTDRAAVDAALVLRETGLHDGVFAPLADCDPDALADAADALQYLDGERVTAGADARLDELRDAHADAERLERDTFDVLEEIRGSGVRGTEEFREAFVAYVREQTAIDPSRAREAMGDGATDAADFLAATARALETDLAAAVESREDTVRTDLRERVDAAREDVDAAVEAVSNIAFYLSIARFADAFDLTRPDIVETDTIAVVGARNLSLRRDGVDVQPVTYGVGDHSTGDAPSGDRVTVLTGANSGGKTTLLETLCQVALLAQMGLPVPADSAEVGLVDALVFHRRHASFNAGVLESTLRSVVPPLSGDRRTLMLVDEFEAITEPGSAADLLHGLVTLTGRENALGVYVTHLADDLAPLPGNARIDGIFAEGLTPDLELAVDYQPRFDTVGKSTPEFIVSRLVAETENREEQAAFRTLADAVGHDAVQRTLADAEWTQ is encoded by the coding sequence ATGCGACTGGAGGACTACTGGGGCGTCGGCCCGAAGACCGCCGCGCTCCTCGACGACTCGCTCGGCACCGAGGCCGCCGTCGCCGCCATCGAATCCGCGGACAGTCGGACGCTCGTGGACGCCGGTCTCTCCCGGGGCCGCGCGACCCGCATCCTCCGACGCGCGAACGGCGGGGACGGCATGGACGTGCTCGCGACCGAGGACGCCCGCGCCGTCTACAAGGACATCGTCTCGCTCGCCGAATCCTACGCCGTCACCGACCACGCCGCCGACCGCGTCCGCGTCCTCACGCCGCTCCTCGACCGGGACGCTGTGGAGGCGCGCCTCGACCGCGTGACCGCCGCCGTCGAATCCTGGCGCGCGCTCGACGACGCCACGCGAACCGACGTGCTGGACGCGTTCGAGCGCTACGACGACGCGGGCGGCACCGACCGCGCCGCTGTGGACGCGGCGCTCGTCCTCCGCGAGACTGGCTTGCACGACGGCGTGTTCGCGCCGCTCGCGGACTGCGACCCCGACGCGCTCGCGGACGCCGCGGACGCCCTCCAGTACCTCGACGGCGAACGCGTCACCGCCGGCGCGGACGCCCGCCTCGACGAACTCCGGGACGCTCACGCGGACGCCGAACGCCTCGAACGCGACACGTTCGACGTGCTGGAGGAGATTCGGGGCTCGGGCGTGCGCGGCACCGAGGAGTTCCGGGAGGCGTTCGTCGCGTACGTCCGCGAGCAGACCGCCATCGACCCCTCGCGGGCGCGCGAGGCGATGGGCGACGGCGCGACCGACGCCGCGGACTTCCTCGCCGCCACCGCCCGCGCCCTCGAAACCGACCTCGCCGCGGCGGTCGAGTCCCGCGAGGACACCGTCCGAACCGACCTCCGGGAGCGCGTCGATGCGGCGCGCGAGGACGTGGACGCCGCCGTCGAGGCCGTCTCCAACATCGCGTTCTACCTCTCGATCGCCCGCTTCGCCGACGCGTTCGACCTCACGCGGCCCGACATCGTCGAGACGGATACGATCGCCGTCGTCGGCGCGCGAAACCTCTCCCTCCGCCGGGACGGCGTGGACGTCCAGCCCGTCACGTACGGCGTCGGCGACCACTCGACCGGAGACGCGCCGAGCGGCGACCGCGTCACCGTGCTCACCGGCGCGAACTCCGGCGGGAAGACGACGCTCCTCGAAACGCTCTGTCAGGTCGCCCTGCTCGCGCAGATGGGTCTCCCCGTCCCCGCTGACTCCGCCGAGGTCGGCCTGGTGGACGCGCTCGTCTTCCACCGCCGGCACGCCAGTTTCAACGCCGGCGTCCTCGAATCCACGCTGCGCTCCGTCGTCCCGCCGCTCTCCGGCGACCGCCGCACCCTCATGCTCGTGGACGAGTTCGAAGCCATCACCGAACCCGGGAGCGCCGCCGACCTCCTCCACGGCCTCGTCACGCTCACAGGTAGAGAAAACGCGCTCGGCGTCTACGTCACCCACCTCGCCGACGACCTCGCTCCCCTCCCCGGGAACGCCCGCATCGACGGCATCTTCGCCGAGGGCCTCACGCCCGACCTCGAACTCGCCGTGGACTACCAGCCCCGCTTCGACACCGTCGGGAAGTCCACGCCCGAGTTCATCGTCTCCCGGCTGGTCGCCGAAACCGAGAACCGCGAAGAACAGGCCGCGTTCCGCACGCTCGCGGACGCCGTCGGCCACGACGCCGTCCAGCGCACGCTCGCGGACGCCGAGTGGACGCAGTAA
- a CDS encoding GtrA family protein — protein sequence MRTRMERIETALASAVRGTFLAEYVAPERAVRVAEFGGVGATGALVNLLVLLALADGDGILLPALAAFLAGVLWTYGLNRLVTFDFDGGALERVPHYVGVYAVGYVIYAGFLTVGLALALPAWLSGLAATGVGGVWNYWGSERIA from the coding sequence GTGAGGACACGAATGGAGCGCATCGAGACCGCACTCGCGTCCGCCGTTCGCGGGACGTTCCTCGCCGAGTACGTCGCGCCCGAGCGAGCGGTTCGCGTCGCGGAGTTCGGCGGGGTGGGCGCGACCGGCGCGCTCGTCAACCTCCTCGTCCTCCTCGCGCTCGCGGACGGCGACGGCATCCTCCTGCCCGCGCTCGCCGCGTTCCTCGCGGGCGTCCTCTGGACGTACGGCCTCAACCGCCTCGTGACGTTCGACTTCGACGGCGGCGCGCTCGAACGCGTCCCCCACTACGTCGGCGTCTACGCCGTCGGCTACGTCATCTACGCCGGCTTCCTCACCGTCGGCCTGGCGCTCGCGCTCCCCGCCTGGCTCTCCGGCCTCGCCGCCACCGGCGTCGGCGGCGTCTGGAACTACTGGGGGAGCGAACGCATCGCGTGA
- a CDS encoding DsbA family oxidoreductase, which translates to MSDIVPEDTLAVYSDFVCPFCYLGRASLQQYLDQSDDPPAVEWRFFDLRGYKRGPDGDIDDSVEDGKDEDYFANVKDNVERLKEEYDADEMLGLDEVPDVDSWDAQQAALYVKQSYDDETFKEFYNALFDTHWVDGRPIDDPDVLADVAESVGVDGDEIRDAITDETLEAELEDRFEDATDVGITGIPTFVYDDHAARGSVPPEQLDRLVNGR; encoded by the coding sequence ATGAGCGACATCGTTCCCGAGGACACCCTCGCGGTGTACTCCGACTTCGTCTGCCCGTTCTGCTACCTCGGCCGTGCGAGCCTCCAGCAGTACCTTGATCAGTCCGACGACCCGCCCGCCGTCGAGTGGCGCTTTTTCGACCTCCGCGGGTACAAGCGCGGGCCCGACGGCGACATCGACGACAGCGTCGAGGACGGGAAGGACGAGGACTACTTCGCGAACGTGAAGGACAACGTCGAACGCCTCAAGGAGGAGTACGACGCGGACGAGATGCTCGGCCTCGACGAGGTGCCGGACGTGGACTCATGGGACGCCCAGCAGGCCGCGCTCTACGTGAAACAGTCCTACGACGACGAGACCTTCAAGGAGTTCTACAACGCGCTCTTCGACACGCACTGGGTGGACGGCCGCCCCATCGACGACCCGGACGTGCTCGCGGACGTAGCCGAATCGGTCGGCGTGGACGGCGACGAAATCCGGGACGCCATCACGGACGAGACGCTCGAAGCCGAACTCGAAGACCGGTTCGAGGACGCCACCGACGTCGGCATCACCGGCATCCCCACGTTCGTCTACGACGACCACGCCGCCCGCGGCTCCGTCCCACCCGAACAGCTCGACCGCCTCGTCAACGGCCGCTAA
- a CDS encoding thioredoxin family protein, with product MSLTEKPRQLETGGDLDALVASEDVVLVDFYTKGCTLCQSIEPIVGNVARATTATVAMCNPQTDLDLVDEYNIRSVPTLLLFEDGEVVGRLAEGFQGTEAVVEFVTENSSAERVE from the coding sequence ATGTCTCTCACCGAGAAACCCCGACAGCTGGAGACGGGCGGCGACCTCGACGCGCTCGTCGCGTCAGAGGACGTGGTGCTCGTGGACTTCTACACGAAGGGCTGTACGCTCTGTCAGTCCATCGAACCCATCGTCGGGAACGTCGCGCGCGCCACCACCGCGACCGTCGCGATGTGCAACCCTCAGACCGACCTCGACCTCGTGGACGAGTACAACATCCGGAGCGTCCCGACCCTCCTCCTCTTCGAGGACGGCGAGGTCGTCGGCCGATTGGCCGAGGGCTTCCAGGGGACGGAAGCGGTCGTCGAGTTCGTCACCGAGAACAGTTCCGCGGAGCGCGTCGAGTAG
- a CDS encoding cold-shock protein, translating to MAIGTVDFFNDTGGYGFISTDDGDLDDGEDVFFHMEDVGGPDLEEGQDVEFDIESSPKGPRAANVVRQ from the coding sequence ATGGCAATCGGTACCGTTGACTTCTTCAACGACACAGGCGGCTACGGTTTCATCTCGACTGACGACGGCGACCTCGACGACGGCGAAGACGTGTTCTTCCACATGGAGGACGTCGGCGGCCCGGACCTCGAAGAGGGTCAGGACGTCGAATTCGACATCGAGTCCTCCCCCAAGGGCCCGCGCGCGGCGAACGTCGTTCGCCAGTAA
- a CDS encoding MFS transporter has translation MTDSVWRNRSFRRFFAGQFVTNAGDSLYTVAVLWLAFELTGSTGVTGALNAILLLPWLLQILAGPLVDRLPLKGVLVGAQLAQGVVVLALPVAAATGVLGVEVLFAVAPLLMLASLAMAPMETAVLPRIVEDGRLSAANSALATVTLGLDMVFDAVGGALVATVGATALFLADAGTFALAAVLFAGVGLDAPESRDENPSVRQVLGSYRADLREGVEILRGTVFVELVLTTAVANFTTGVTLAVLPAFGASLGGPLYYGLLLGALGVGRLLGSLAGPYVEGVPFGRLLVAHGVGAACWLAAVLAPSPALTVALFCLAWVPVGASGVVSSTLNQRVFPTEALGRVSATKGTASGATLPLGSLLGGLLGDLAGVRATMALAASGFAFTAAYVLLRPRLRRLPPVRDAEPSDFGL, from the coding sequence GTGACCGACTCCGTCTGGCGGAACCGGAGTTTCCGCCGGTTCTTCGCCGGCCAGTTCGTGACGAACGCCGGGGACAGCCTCTACACCGTCGCGGTGCTCTGGCTGGCGTTCGAACTCACCGGCTCCACGGGAGTGACTGGCGCGCTGAACGCGATTCTCCTCCTGCCGTGGCTCCTCCAGATACTCGCGGGGCCGCTCGTCGACCGCCTCCCGCTGAAGGGCGTGCTCGTCGGCGCGCAACTCGCGCAGGGCGTCGTCGTGCTCGCGCTCCCCGTCGCCGCCGCGACCGGCGTCCTCGGCGTCGAGGTGCTGTTCGCGGTCGCGCCATTGTTGATGCTGGCGTCGCTCGCGATGGCACCGATGGAGACCGCCGTCCTCCCGCGAATCGTCGAGGACGGCCGGCTCTCGGCGGCGAACTCGGCGCTCGCCACCGTGACGCTCGGTCTCGACATGGTGTTCGACGCCGTCGGGGGCGCGCTCGTCGCGACCGTCGGCGCGACCGCGCTGTTCCTCGCGGACGCGGGGACGTTCGCGCTCGCCGCCGTCCTGTTCGCCGGCGTCGGCCTCGACGCGCCCGAATCGCGCGATGAGAACCCGTCCGTCCGCCAGGTTCTCGGGTCGTACCGCGCCGACCTCCGGGAGGGCGTCGAGATTCTTCGCGGAACGGTGTTCGTCGAACTCGTCCTCACCACCGCCGTCGCGAACTTCACCACGGGAGTGACGCTCGCGGTGCTGCCGGCGTTCGGCGCGTCGCTCGGCGGCCCCCTGTACTACGGCCTGCTGCTGGGCGCGCTCGGCGTCGGCCGCCTCCTCGGGTCGCTCGCCGGGCCGTACGTCGAGGGCGTGCCGTTCGGCCGCCTCCTGGTCGCGCACGGCGTCGGCGCGGCCTGCTGGCTCGCCGCCGTGCTCGCGCCGTCCCCCGCGCTCACCGTCGCCCTGTTCTGTCTCGCGTGGGTGCCCGTCGGCGCGAGCGGCGTGGTGTCCTCGACGCTGAACCAGCGCGTCTTCCCCACCGAGGCGCTCGGCCGGGTGTCCGCGACGAAGGGCACGGCGTCGGGCGCGACGCTCCCGCTCGGCTCCCTGCTGGGCGGTCTCCTGGGCGACCTCGCGGGGGTTCGGGCGACCATGGCGCTCGCCGCGTCCGGGTTCGCGTTCACCGCCGCCTACGTCCTCCTGCGCCCGCGACTCCGCCGCCTCCCGCCGGTTCGGGACGCGGAGCCGAGCGACTTCGGCCTCTAG
- a CDS encoding NAD+ synthase — MDYARAEARIHEFLRERLDDANAEGYVLGVSGGLDSALGARVAADAVGPENVLGLVLPGAPSSAANMRDARELCESLSVPYEEDDIQPAVASVREGLPGDFDEKTVGNVRARVRMTYCYEAANARDFLVLGADNRSEYELGYFTKHGDGGVDVAPFADLYKTDLYEFAEYVGLPETFVEKQPTAELWEGQTDEGELGASYETIDAVLRRYLDHELTVPEIVADTGIERDLVERFVSLHDSTEHKRRRPPTPGL; from the coding sequence ATGGACTACGCGCGCGCCGAAGCCCGCATCCACGAGTTCCTCCGCGAGCGCCTGGACGACGCGAACGCCGAGGGCTACGTGCTCGGCGTCAGCGGCGGCCTGGACTCCGCGCTCGGCGCGCGGGTCGCCGCGGACGCCGTCGGCCCCGAGAACGTCCTCGGACTCGTCCTCCCGGGCGCGCCGAGTTCCGCGGCGAACATGCGGGACGCCCGCGAGCTCTGCGAGTCGCTCTCCGTCCCATACGAGGAAGACGACATCCAGCCCGCGGTCGCGTCCGTCCGCGAGGGACTCCCCGGCGACTTCGACGAGAAGACGGTCGGGAACGTCCGAGCGCGCGTCCGGATGACGTACTGCTACGAGGCCGCGAACGCCCGGGACTTCCTCGTGCTCGGCGCGGACAACCGCTCCGAGTACGAACTCGGCTACTTCACGAAGCACGGCGACGGTGGAGTGGACGTGGCTCCCTTCGCCGACCTCTACAAGACCGACCTCTACGAGTTCGCGGAGTACGTCGGCCTCCCCGAGACGTTCGTGGAGAAACAGCCGACAGCGGAGCTCTGGGAGGGCCAGACCGACGAGGGCGAACTGGGCGCGTCCTACGAGACTATCGACGCCGTGCTCCGGCGCTACCTCGACCACGAACTCACCGTCCCGGAAATCGTCGCCGACACCGGTATCGAGCGCGACCTCGTCGAGCGCTTCGTCTCCCTCCACGACTCCACGGAGCACAAGCGCCGGCGGCCGCCGACGCCCGGCCTCTAG